A part of Tardiphaga sp. vice304 genomic DNA contains:
- a CDS encoding IS5 family transposase — protein MVWTEITRRHYRRASLRYESDTTDAEWFVMEPLLPPASALGRPRATDMRTVMDAILYIASTGCQWRQLPKDFPPYSTVQGYFYAWSRGGLFASLNYTLVMASREAAGREASPTAGVIDSQSVKTTESGGPRGYDAGKKIKGRKRHIVTDTQGNLVGLVVHEASIQDRDGAPCVLASIRYRYPWLRHIFADGGYAGDKLRQALKRIGNWTIEIIKRSDREQGFEILPRRWVVERTFGWLGRCRRLAKDFETTIASAVAWAFVAHIRVLIRRLAKA, from the coding sequence ATGGTCTGGACTGAAATCACCCGCCGACACTATAGGCGGGCGAGCTTGCGATATGAAAGCGATACGACGGATGCCGAGTGGTTTGTGATGGAGCCGCTTCTGCCGCCTGCTTCGGCGCTCGGTCGCCCGCGTGCGACAGATATGCGAACGGTGATGGATGCGATCCTGTATATTGCGTCGACCGGCTGCCAATGGCGGCAGTTGCCCAAGGATTTCCCGCCCTACTCGACGGTGCAGGGCTATTTCTACGCGTGGTCGCGCGGCGGACTGTTTGCGTCGCTGAACTACACGCTCGTGATGGCCTCGCGCGAGGCGGCTGGCCGAGAGGCGAGCCCAACGGCCGGAGTGATTGACAGCCAGTCGGTGAAAACCACGGAAAGCGGCGGCCCCCGGGGCTATGATGCAGGTAAGAAAATCAAGGGCCGCAAGCGCCACATCGTCACCGACACGCAAGGAAACTTGGTCGGGCTGGTCGTGCACGAAGCCAGCATTCAGGACCGTGATGGTGCCCCGTGCGTTCTTGCTTCGATACGTTATCGCTATCCGTGGCTGCGCCATATTTTTGCCGATGGTGGCTATGCCGGAGATAAGCTGCGTCAAGCTTTGAAGCGCATCGGCAATTGGACGATAGAAATCATAAAACGATCCGACAGGGAGCAGGGCTTCGAAATCCTACCGCGCCGATGGGTCGTCGAACGAACGTTCGGATGGCTCGGTCGCTGCCGCAGATTGGCAAAGGACTTCGAGACCACAATCGCCAGCGCCGTTGCCTGGGCGTTCGTCGCTCACATTCGCGTCCTTATAAGACGGCTTGCAAAAGCCTGA
- a CDS encoding NAD(P)/FAD-dependent oxidoreductase, with protein sequence MIPVVIVGAGIAGLACAQRLMQAGVRTVLFEKGRGIGGRVATRRADGLQFDHGAQYVTAKGVDFAAVLRKLVAAGSAIPWPDGSGRARVVGMPGMATIGKALAAGLDIRQGVQINTIRPSKGGWQVLAGDSCYPAARVVVTVPAPQVEGLLSANHSLVAMIGEVRMDPCLTLMAGILARPPFVTRESPDEPLAWIAQNSAKPGQPAISVSNGAVAWVAQASPTFSSAHLEDDPATIAALMLPMLCDRLGVTIDRVSHAAAHRWRYARVTAPLGKPFLRDAGGSLYLGGDWCIGPRVEAAWTSGTAIANDLVAQMS encoded by the coding sequence ATGATCCCTGTCGTGATCGTGGGCGCGGGCATCGCGGGGCTGGCTTGCGCGCAGCGGCTGATGCAGGCCGGTGTGCGCACGGTCCTATTTGAAAAGGGGCGCGGGATCGGCGGGCGGGTGGCGACCCGCCGGGCAGACGGGCTGCAATTCGACCATGGCGCGCAATACGTGACCGCGAAGGGCGTAGATTTTGCCGCGGTATTGCGGAAGCTCGTTGCCGCGGGCTCTGCTATTCCATGGCCCGATGGGTCGGGACGCGCCCGCGTGGTGGGCATGCCAGGTATGGCGACAATAGGAAAGGCGTTGGCGGCAGGGCTGGACATCCGCCAGGGAGTGCAGATCAACACTATTAGACCTAGCAAAGGCGGTTGGCAGGTATTGGCGGGGGATTCGTGTTACCCTGCCGCTCGCGTCGTCGTCACCGTTCCTGCACCGCAAGTGGAGGGTCTTCTGAGCGCGAACCATTCACTGGTGGCAATGATCGGCGAGGTGCGGATGGATCCTTGCTTGACGCTGATGGCTGGTATCCTGGCGCGCCCGCCCTTCGTGACCCGCGAGTCTCCGGATGAACCGCTTGCGTGGATCGCGCAAAACAGCGCGAAGCCGGGGCAACCTGCGATCAGTGTTTCGAACGGCGCTGTGGCCTGGGTGGCGCAGGCTAGTCCGACATTCAGCTCCGCACATCTGGAGGATGACCCAGCTACAATCGCCGCGCTCATGCTGCCGATGCTTTGCGACCGGCTTGGCGTGACGATTGACCGTGTGAGCCACGCCGCTGCGCACCGCTGGCGATACGCGCGCGTGACGGCTCCACTCGGCAAGCCGTTTCTGCGCGATGCCGGCGGGTCGCTCTACCTTGGCGGTGACTGGTGCATCGGTCCACGCGTCGAAGCTGCCTGGACAAGCGGTACGGCCATCGCCAACGATCTAGTGGCGCAGATGTCATGA
- a CDS encoding methyltransferase family protein — MTADPRIARLIALIRAAWSPPPGAGRIALAIALGLVCHAVFAAAVLAMIAAMLFGLSESLGRVPWPWALLANLALILQFPLAHSLLLTGPGGRWLARVIPGPHGATLATTTYAIIASAQLLALFALWTPSGIVWWRAEGTAFWAICAVYAASWLLLLKASFDAGAEVQSGALGWMSLMARIRPVFPDMPTDGLFRVIRQPIYVAFALTLWTVPVWTPDQLALAVCYTAYCLLAPRLKERRFAARYGDRFQRYRDTIPYAVARRSRAKDRPHAQ; from the coding sequence ATGACCGCCGACCCCCGTATCGCCCGCCTGATCGCCCTGATCCGCGCGGCCTGGAGCCCGCCGCCAGGGGCAGGAAGGATCGCACTAGCAATAGCGCTTGGGCTGGTCTGCCATGCGGTCTTCGCCGCGGCCGTGCTTGCCATGATCGCCGCCATGCTATTCGGCCTGAGCGAGAGCCTTGGCCGCGTGCCCTGGCCCTGGGCACTGTTGGCGAACCTGGCGTTGATCCTGCAGTTTCCGCTTGCCCACTCGCTGCTCTTGACCGGCCCCGGTGGGCGGTGGCTCGCCCGCGTGATCCCAGGCCCGCATGGCGCGACGCTCGCCACCACCACCTACGCAATTATTGCATCGGCGCAGCTTTTGGCGCTATTCGCGCTTTGGACGCCATCGGGCATCGTCTGGTGGCGGGCTGAGGGCACGGCGTTCTGGGCTATTTGCGCTGTCTATGCTGCAAGCTGGCTGCTACTATTGAAAGCTAGCTTCGACGCGGGTGCTGAGGTTCAGTCGGGCGCACTCGGATGGATGTCTTTGATGGCGCGGATCCGCCCTGTGTTCCCCGACATGCCGACCGATGGTCTTTTCCGGGTGATCCGTCAGCCGATCTACGTGGCTTTTGCGCTGACGCTCTGGACGGTGCCGGTTTGGACGCCGGACCAGTTAGCGCTGGCTGTCTGCTACACCGCCTATTGCCTGCTGGCGCCCCGACTGAAAGAACGCCGCTTTGCCGCGCGCTATGGTGACCGGTTCCAACGCTACCGCGACACTATTCCCTACGCCGTGGCCCGCCGGTCGCGAGCCAAGGACCGTCCCCATGCGCAATGA
- a CDS encoding FAD-binding domain-containing protein — protein MKAFTPAMGQQYANGRSYDIGPRNREAVSVLSPWIRRRLVTESEVIAAALAAHGLTTAGKFIEEVIWRSYFKGWMERRPQVWDSYRNGLLDDLAKLGRDSRLRLNLSCAEAGETGLDCFDSWSRELVETGYLHNHARMWFASIWIFTLGLPWRLGADFFYRHLIDGDPASNTLGWRWVAGLHTRGKPYRAQAWNIATFTGQRFTPSDSNLAEVVAGLEAYEPDGLPPLLPLRAVTTPQRCRPTGLLITEEDCGIEDFAHDSLDIRAAATLAASHLRSPLPVADAVAQFENVALADTVSRTKIPGAALRADHSEVLARWAEGADVTQIVTPYVPRGPLYDWLTEAVPVLAARGIVLAEWRRDWDSAIWPDATAGFFKVKQQIPRILHEMGLA, from the coding sequence ATGAAGGCCTTCACGCCGGCTATGGGGCAGCAATATGCGAATGGGCGCAGCTATGACATCGGGCCCAGGAATCGCGAGGCGGTGTCTGTGCTGTCGCCCTGGATCCGCCGCCGTCTGGTGACCGAGAGCGAGGTCATAGCCGCGGCGCTGGCGGCGCACGGGCTGACGACGGCTGGCAAATTCATCGAAGAGGTTATTTGGCGTAGTTATTTCAAGGGTTGGATGGAGCGCCGCCCGCAAGTCTGGGACAGCTACCGCAACGGGCTCCTCGACGATTTGGCTAAACTTGGACGTGACAGCCGATTGCGCCTTAACTTGTCCTGCGCCGAAGCTGGCGAGACGGGCTTGGACTGTTTCGACTCTTGGTCGCGGGAATTGGTCGAAACCGGCTATCTGCACAATCATGCGCGCATGTGGTTTGCATCGATATGGATCTTCACGCTGGGCCTGCCGTGGCGTCTGGGTGCAGATTTCTTCTATCGCCACCTCATCGATGGCGATCCGGCGTCGAACACGTTGGGCTGGCGGTGGGTTGCGGGCTTGCACACGCGCGGCAAACCCTATCGCGCGCAGGCATGGAACATCGCCACCTTTACCGGGCAGAGATTTACCCCAAGCGACAGCAACCTTGCTGAGGTCGTGGCAGGGCTGGAGGCGTACGAGCCCGATGGGCTACCCCCTTTGCTGCCGTTGCGGGCCGTCACGACGCCGCAGCGTTGCAGACCGACTGGCCTCCTCATCACGGAAGAAGACTGTGGGATCGAGGACTTTGCGCACGATAGCCTGGACATTCGAGCGGCTGCCACGCTGGCGGCCAGTCACCTGAGGTCGCCGCTCCCAGTAGCGGATGCGGTCGCGCAATTTGAAAATGTGGCGCTTGCCGATACCGTTTCGCGCACGAAGATTCCTGGGGCCGCCCTGCGAGCTGATCATTCCGAAGTGCTGGCGCGTTGGGCGGAAGGCGCGGATGTGACGCAGATCGTCACGCCTTATGTTCCACGCGGACCTCTGTATGACTGGTTAACCGAAGCTGTGCCGGTGCTGGCCGCGCGGGGGATCGTGCTCGCGGAATGGCGGCGCGACTGGGACAGTGCGATCTGGCCCGACGCGACGGCCGGGTTCTTCAAAGTCAAACAGCAAATCCCACGCATCTTGCATGAGATGGGGTTGGCATGA
- a CDS encoding sigma factor-like helix-turn-helix DNA-binding protein, translating into MIAIVRNLAIGHLRKADIGLISQGDSLTHPEWLAIQQPAQYCVCLRGEPEPHGRLVLATAYLHEETRKQLSQRFGLSVEAVKALLRKALLELDRAPE; encoded by the coding sequence ATGATTGCGATTGTTCGCAACCTCGCAATCGGCCATCTGCGCAAAGCCGATATCGGCCTTATTTCGCAAGGTGATAGTCTTACGCATCCGGAATGGCTGGCTATCCAGCAACCTGCACAGTATTGCGTATGCCTGCGTGGCGAGCCCGAGCCACATGGGCGCCTTGTCCTCGCGACAGCCTATCTTCACGAAGAAACCCGCAAACAGCTGTCGCAGCGTTTCGGTCTTTCGGTCGAGGCGGTGAAGGCCTTGCTTCGCAAGGCCCTGCTCGAGCTAGATCGCGCCCCGGAATGA
- the tnpA gene encoding IS66-like element accessory protein TnpA: protein MDTVDSAITKPVRRLQVFTGAGRRRTWSDEDKARIVAEIERRGDSVSSVARQHGLSPEQLFGWRRRVREADAAASGDDLRFVPAVVDAAPCDTAAPRQSKTRAHRRDGPFSGTIDVAIDGVTVRTNDMPGCSIEQAVNATLKDVFDDAERLLLKRLAGVTLGEIARSFPPVGKTRGARRRAS, encoded by the coding sequence ATGGACACAGTGGATAGTGCTATCACCAAGCCGGTTCGCCGGCTGCAAGTGTTTACCGGTGCAGGTCGCAGGCGGACGTGGAGCGACGAGGACAAGGCGCGCATAGTCGCCGAGATCGAGCGCCGCGGCGACTCTGTTTCCAGCGTTGCGCGCCAGCATGGATTGTCGCCCGAGCAATTGTTCGGCTGGCGCCGGCGGGTTCGGGAAGCGGATGCGGCCGCGTCCGGGGATGACCTGCGGTTCGTTCCAGCTGTCGTCGATGCGGCGCCGTGCGACACAGCGGCACCGCGGCAATCCAAGACGCGGGCACATCGTCGGGACGGCCCCTTTTCCGGAACGATTGATGTTGCGATCGATGGCGTGACAGTGCGAACCAACGATATGCCCGGATGTTCCATCGAACAGGCCGTCAACGCTACCTTGAAGGACGTTTTTGACGATGCTGAGCGACTGCTGTTGAAGAGGCTCGCAGGAGTGACGCTCGGCGAAATCGCCAGAAGCTTTCCGCCTGTCGGCAAAACTCGCGGGGCGCGACGTCGCGCTTCGTGA
- a CDS encoding DUF2177 family protein has protein sequence MLETPGWKAAISFYLMYIVGIVYFVIAPAHPAGSWTSVMLSGALFGLLAFATSDMTNLATLRRWSLQMSLIDMAWRSFVTALSGLSGFIVLQLAGL, from the coding sequence ATGCTAGAAACGCCGGGTTGGAAAGCGGCTATATCGTTCTACCTGATGTATATCGTGGGCATCGTCTACTTTGTCATCGCTCCGGCTCATCCAGCCGGATCTTGGACGTCTGTCATGCTTTCTGGCGCCCTCTTTGGATTATTGGCCTTCGCGACTTCCGACATGACCAATCTTGCGACGCTTAGACGGTGGTCCCTCCAGATGAGTCTGATCGATATGGCATGGAGATCGTTTGTCACCGCCTTATCGGGACTTTCCGGCTTCATTGTCTTGCAACTTGCGGGGCTTTGA
- a CDS encoding MarR family winged helix-turn-helix transcriptional regulator: protein MNGTSKAGRKSAKTGAAAEHARQLLDLERYVPAFVTFIANKLSRSATAFYQKRFGVNVTEWRIMSLLAIEPGIPASRICHVIGFDKGPVSRTLAALQGRGLIKIETDRLDGRSHSIALTAKGRDKHDTVIGAALERERKLLSCLDEREREVLIDLLRRIHRNLDAVSEPSE from the coding sequence ATGAACGGGACGAGCAAGGCCGGCCGGAAGTCCGCCAAAACCGGGGCTGCTGCGGAGCATGCCCGACAATTGCTGGATCTCGAGCGCTACGTCCCGGCCTTCGTGACATTCATTGCCAATAAGCTGTCGCGCAGCGCGACGGCGTTTTACCAAAAGCGTTTCGGCGTCAATGTCACCGAGTGGCGGATCATGTCGCTGCTGGCGATCGAGCCCGGCATCCCGGCGTCGCGCATTTGCCACGTCATCGGCTTCGACAAGGGCCCGGTCAGCCGCACGCTTGCAGCGCTGCAGGGACGTGGATTGATCAAGATCGAAACCGATCGATTGGATGGCCGCAGCCATTCGATCGCGTTGACGGCGAAGGGGCGCGACAAGCATGACACCGTGATCGGCGCTGCGCTGGAACGCGAACGGAAGCTGTTGTCCTGCCTCGACGAACGGGAGCGTGAAGTGCTGATCGACCTGTTGCGCCGCATTCACCGCAATCTCGACGCCGTCAGCGAGCCCTCCGAATAG
- a CDS encoding sigma factor, with translation MAELYRLTGGKLFNVALLILKSRDLAEETVQLTYVRIWRDAARFDGSLDLPID, from the coding sequence TTGGCCGAGCTCTATCGCCTGACTGGCGGAAAGCTCTTCAACGTCGCTCTGTTGATTCTGAAAAGCCGCGACCTTGCCGAAGAGACCGTGCAACTAACCTACGTCAGGATCTGGAGAGATGCGGCGCGCTTCGACGGCTCGCTAGATCTGCCAATCGACTAG
- a CDS encoding sigma-70 family RNA polymerase sigma factor translates to MMIYAVLAFAPAARSGGTTVSCAALKHGWISAILCNGRRQSTSKTISNHRSDRRQPETGMIVKSPVASETNAARVLFAESMTRVALTRDRAAFENVFRHFAPRVKTYCMKLGADASLAEEITQETMVSVWSNANQFDLAKANVSTWIFTIARNLSIDRFRKSSRPQFDPRDPAFVPDDPLGPYDLLERDEMNDRVQEILKDLSPSERDVLMLSFYQHFSHGMIAKQLNVPLGTVKSRIRLAFGKIRSAIKTNEGSGGQ, encoded by the coding sequence ATGATGATTTATGCCGTCCTTGCATTCGCGCCCGCGGCGCGGAGCGGCGGGACAACGGTCTCTTGCGCCGCATTGAAGCATGGTTGGATTTCGGCGATTTTGTGCAATGGTCGTCGCCAGTCGACCTCGAAGACAATCTCCAATCACCGCAGCGACCGGAGACAACCCGAGACGGGAATGATCGTAAAGTCACCAGTGGCGAGCGAAACAAATGCAGCGCGGGTTCTCTTTGCAGAATCGATGACCCGTGTTGCGCTGACCCGTGATCGCGCCGCCTTTGAGAACGTGTTCCGGCATTTTGCGCCGCGCGTCAAAACCTACTGTATGAAGCTTGGAGCTGACGCGTCTCTTGCCGAAGAGATCACTCAGGAGACGATGGTTTCGGTTTGGTCAAATGCCAATCAGTTTGATCTAGCAAAGGCAAACGTTTCAACATGGATCTTTACGATTGCAAGAAATCTGAGCATCGACCGGTTCCGAAAAAGTAGCCGGCCGCAATTTGACCCTCGTGACCCCGCCTTTGTACCCGACGATCCCCTAGGACCGTACGATCTTCTTGAGCGGGATGAGATGAACGATCGCGTTCAGGAAATTCTGAAAGACCTTTCGCCAAGCGAACGGGACGTTCTCATGCTCTCTTTTTATCAACATTTCTCGCACGGCATGATTGCAAAGCAGTTGAACGTACCTTTGGGGACCGTCAAATCCCGCATACGGCTCGCGTTCGGAAAGATTCGTTCGGCCATCAAAACGAACGAGGGGTCTGGCGGCCAATGA
- the trpB gene encoding tryptophan synthase subunit beta: MIAEDVKLVGSSPDATGHFGPFGGRFVPETLMPLILDLEIAYDSARKDPVFRGEIDSYMKDYVGRPSPLYFAERLTRHLGGAKIYFKRDELNHTGAHKINNVLGQLLIAVRMGKQRIIAETGAGMHGVATATLCARLGLKCVVYMGCVDVERQSANVLRMRILGAEVRPVASGSGTLKDAMNEALRDWVTNVGDTFYCIGTVAGPHPYPVMVRDFQCVIGRETRAQMLLAEGRLPDSLIACVGGGSNSIGLFHPFLDDMNVSMHAVEAAGHGLDTASHAASINRGRPGVLHGNRTYLLMDDDGQIAEGHSISAGLDYPGIGPEHAWLNSVGRVIYSTATDQEALFALSLCSRLEGIIPALEPAHAIAKAIELAPSNPEDHLMVVNLCGRGDKDLSTIAKFLKGTSGGDSSE, translated from the coding sequence ATGATTGCTGAAGACGTGAAATTAGTTGGCTCCAGTCCTGATGCGACGGGACATTTTGGTCCGTTCGGCGGACGTTTCGTTCCTGAAACCTTGATGCCGCTCATCCTCGACCTCGAGATTGCTTATGATAGCGCGAGGAAGGACCCTGTCTTTCGGGGTGAGATCGACAGCTACATGAAAGACTATGTCGGACGGCCGAGCCCTCTCTATTTCGCCGAGCGACTAACGCGGCATCTCGGCGGCGCCAAGATCTACTTTAAGCGCGACGAATTGAATCACACCGGCGCGCACAAGATTAACAATGTCCTGGGGCAACTTCTGATCGCGGTTCGCATGGGAAAACAGCGCATCATTGCTGAAACAGGCGCTGGCATGCACGGCGTGGCGACGGCGACCTTGTGCGCGCGCCTCGGCCTCAAATGCGTCGTTTACATGGGATGCGTCGATGTGGAACGGCAAAGTGCGAACGTCCTTCGGATGCGTATCCTTGGCGCAGAAGTGCGGCCTGTTGCGTCGGGGTCCGGGACGCTGAAAGATGCAATGAACGAGGCGTTGCGCGACTGGGTGACGAATGTTGGCGATACGTTCTACTGCATCGGCACCGTCGCGGGGCCGCATCCATATCCTGTCATGGTGCGTGATTTTCAGTGCGTCATCGGCAGGGAAACTCGGGCGCAAATGCTTCTGGCAGAAGGCCGGTTACCCGACTCGTTGATCGCATGTGTCGGCGGCGGCTCTAACTCCATCGGTCTTTTTCATCCATTCCTGGACGACATGAATGTTAGCATGCATGCAGTGGAAGCAGCCGGGCATGGTTTGGACACCGCCTCGCATGCAGCTTCAATCAACAGAGGGAGGCCCGGCGTACTGCATGGAAATCGCACCTATCTTCTGATGGATGATGACGGACAAATCGCCGAAGGGCACTCAATATCGGCCGGGCTAGACTATCCCGGGATCGGTCCGGAACATGCGTGGTTGAATTCTGTTGGCCGGGTGATCTATAGCACCGCAACCGACCAGGAGGCGCTGTTCGCTTTGAGCCTGTGTTCCAGACTTGAGGGCATCATCCCAGCTCTTGAGCCAGCGCATGCGATTGCTAAGGCAATCGAGCTCGCCCCCTCCAATCCAGAAGATCACCTGATGGTGGTAAATCTCTGCGGGCGGGGCGACAAGGATTTGTCGACGATAGCAAAGTTTCTCAAGGGTACGTCAGGCGGCGATAGCAGCGAGTAG
- a CDS encoding ChrR family anti-sigma-E factor, whose protein sequence is MIKFHISDDILTSYAAGGLDEASSLLVASHLTLCSHCRSRATGADMLGGDLLDSLEETAVSPTMMADVMLHAQTPKSVDPSPHRPSQSSHPLLPAPLGEYVGGDVSQLRWKRLAPKVHQVVIQTDDTRSMARLLRFGSGMTVPSHGHNGRELTLVLSGSLCDRDIILYRGDVAETDERTEHQPYAGTGDDCICLAVTDAPLRFKSIFARLLQPFFGI, encoded by the coding sequence ATGATAAAGTTTCACATCAGTGACGACATTCTGACCAGCTATGCGGCCGGCGGCCTGGATGAAGCCTCAAGCCTTCTGGTCGCATCCCATCTGACGCTTTGTTCGCATTGTCGGTCACGCGCGACGGGGGCGGACATGCTTGGTGGCGACCTGCTCGATTCTCTTGAAGAGACAGCGGTATCCCCGACAATGATGGCTGATGTGATGTTGCATGCGCAAACGCCGAAGTCAGTGGATCCTTCTCCGCACCGACCGAGTCAGTCTTCGCATCCTCTCCTGCCCGCACCGCTTGGCGAGTACGTCGGGGGAGACGTGAGCCAGTTGCGCTGGAAGCGGCTCGCACCAAAGGTTCACCAGGTCGTAATCCAAACAGATGATACTCGCTCAATGGCGCGCCTATTACGGTTTGGGAGCGGGATGACGGTTCCTTCGCACGGCCACAACGGTCGCGAGCTGACGCTCGTCCTGAGTGGCAGCCTTTGTGATCGCGACATCATCTTGTATCGTGGTGACGTCGCCGAGACCGATGAACGAACCGAGCATCAGCCATACGCTGGAACCGGCGACGACTGCATCTGTCTGGCAGTTACCGATGCGCCGTTGAGGTTCAAAAGTATCTTTGCCCGATTGCTTCAGCCATTCTTTGGAATCTGA
- a CDS encoding fasciclin domain-containing protein codes for MHDIVDTAVAAGKFGTLVAAVKAAGLVETLKSAGPFTVFAPTDDAFAKLPAGTVDDLLKPENKAKLVKILTYHVLPGKVMAADIAGKTMHVKTVEGSEVAVDATSGVKVDGATVVIADVAASNGVIHAIDQVIMPKH; via the coding sequence ATGCACGATATCGTCGATACTGCGGTTGCCGCTGGCAAATTCGGAACACTCGTGGCTGCAGTCAAGGCCGCCGGCCTTGTGGAGACACTGAAGAGCGCAGGCCCGTTCACCGTATTCGCGCCCACCGATGACGCCTTCGCAAAGCTTCCGGCTGGCACCGTCGATGACCTTCTCAAGCCCGAGAACAAGGCAAAGCTGGTTAAGATCCTGACCTACCATGTGCTTCCAGGGAAGGTGATGGCCGCTGACATCGCCGGCAAGACAATGCACGTCAAGACCGTCGAAGGCAGCGAAGTTGCCGTCGACGCCACCTCGGGTGTAAAGGTAGATGGCGCGACCGTCGTGATTGCCGACGTTGCCGCCTCTAATGGCGTGATCCACGCGATCGATCAAGTCATCATGCCGAAGCACTAA
- the folE gene encoding GTP cyclohydrolase I FolE yields the protein MTVQGSRFAADKQKKPSLEEVEAAFRAIIRWSGDDPLRKDLIETPSRAARAFKEYFAGYNQDPIEILNKTFGETGGYEEMVILRGIALESHCEHHLTPIVGQAWVAYVPNGRVVCLLKLARVVDAYAKRLQIQERLTSEIASAVQQSLQPQGVGVVLKATHHCMSSREVHKTGAEMVTSCMLGCFRDNPSTRQEFLAIANQP from the coding sequence GTGACCGTACAAGGCAGCCGCTTCGCGGCGGACAAACAAAAGAAGCCCTCGCTTGAAGAAGTCGAAGCGGCTTTCCGGGCAATTATACGATGGTCAGGCGATGATCCGCTTCGCAAAGATCTTATCGAAACGCCTAGCAGGGCCGCCCGTGCGTTCAAGGAATACTTTGCCGGATACAATCAGGATCCAATCGAGATACTGAACAAAACCTTCGGTGAGACCGGCGGCTATGAGGAAATGGTCATTCTTCGCGGTATCGCATTGGAGAGTCATTGCGAGCACCATCTTACGCCGATCGTCGGCCAGGCATGGGTTGCCTATGTTCCAAATGGCCGCGTTGTTTGTCTTTTAAAGCTGGCGCGCGTTGTTGACGCCTATGCAAAGCGGTTGCAGATTCAGGAGCGACTGACGTCTGAGATAGCTTCAGCCGTCCAGCAGTCGTTACAGCCGCAAGGGGTAGGCGTCGTTCTCAAAGCGACACACCACTGCATGTCCAGTCGCGAGGTTCACAAGACAGGTGCTGAAATGGTGACAAGCTGCATGTTGGGCTGCTTTCGCGACAATCCTTCAACCCGTCAGGAATTTCTCGCGATCGCGAACCAACCATGA